From Athene noctua chromosome 19, bAthNoc1.hap1.1, whole genome shotgun sequence, one genomic window encodes:
- the TLCD2 gene encoding TLC domain-containing protein 2: MAFSRELLLVAGSFTAFRLLNRGLERLVPPPPSAWRNRWKWRNIWTSLAHSVLSGGGALAGFCLQPGLSEDLVSTHPPGAHSLVAVSVGYFLEDFVDMLCHQKLHQSWELLFHHSVVIVCFGIAVLLHQYVGFALVALLVEINSIFLHLRQILLMADLMHTTCYRLNSIVNLSTYVVFRIATLAWMARWLFLNRENVPPATYAVGTVGMAIMTPMNLILFYRLLRSDFFKSSRDAQREKEE; the protein is encoded by the exons ATGGCTTTCAGCCGGGAGTTGCTGTTGGTGGCCGGTTCTTTCACCGCCTTTCGCCTGCTAAACCGGGGACTGGAGCGACtggtgccgccgccgccctcggCCTGGCGCAACCGCTGGAAGTGGCGCAACATCTGGACATCGCTGGCACACAGCGTGctcagcggcggcggggcgctggcCGG GTTCTGCCTCCAGCCTGGGCTGTCTGAGGACCTGGTGAGCACGCACCCACCTGGGGCACACAGCCTGGTCGCCGTATCTGTAG GTTATTTCCTTGAAGACTTTGTGGACATGTTGTGCCATCAGAAACTTCACCAGTCCTGGGAGCTGCTCTTCCATCACTCCGTG gtGATTGTCTGCTTTGGCATTGCAGTGCTGCTCCATCAATATGTCGGGTTTGCCCTCGTGGCTTTACTGGTGGAGATTAACTCCATCTTCCTCCACCTGCGGCAGATCCTGCTCATGGCTGACCTGATGCACACCACCTGCTACCGCCTCAACAGCATTGTCAACCTGAGCACCTACGTGGTGTTTCGCATCGCCACGCTGGCCTGGATGGCTCGCTGGCTTTTCCTCAATCGGGAGAATGTGCCCCCAGCAACGTATGCTGTAGGCACAGTGGGCATGGCAATCATGACGCCCATGAACCTCATCCTCTTCTACCGCCTGCTGCGTAGTGACTTCTTCAAATCCAGCCGGGATGCGCAGCGGGAGAAGGAGGAGTAG